Proteins from a genomic interval of Caulobacter sp. NIBR1757:
- a CDS encoding cation:dicarboxylase symporter family transporter codes for MLKSLAVRVLIALVLGLLVGAALQVWAPKSIQDGMTIVEALGSLWLNALRMTIVPLVFTLLVLGIASVADAAATGKLAARAIVLFGVFLAVFATYSVLVTQGWLALWPIDEAAGAALRASAQAPDAAAAKASTVADFLRTLAPANALKAAVEDAILPLVVFGVFFGFGASRLGDDLKLPLLTVFRAVAETMLNVVRWVLWAAPIGVFALSLSVGLRTGVASAATLLQYIVIVSTITASITVIMFVIVALSRAAKFGEFLRAAGPVLAVAFSTQSSLASLPAMLERTRDNLGVPVRITGLVLPLAVAVFRATSPVANLAAALFVAHLYGVEPGLPQILAAILVSFAVAVGSVGLPGQISFFASVAPICIALGAPIDLLPILLAVEVVPDIFRTLGNVTADMGVTTMLAKGEREGEAMIEIHTP; via the coding sequence ATGCTCAAGTCCCTCGCCGTCCGCGTGCTGATCGCCCTGGTCCTGGGGCTGCTGGTCGGCGCCGCGCTGCAGGTCTGGGCGCCCAAATCCATCCAGGACGGGATGACCATCGTCGAGGCGCTGGGCTCGCTGTGGCTCAACGCCCTGCGGATGACCATCGTGCCGCTGGTCTTCACCCTGCTGGTGCTGGGCATCGCCTCGGTGGCCGACGCCGCCGCCACCGGCAAGCTGGCGGCCAGGGCCATCGTGCTGTTCGGTGTCTTCCTGGCGGTGTTCGCGACATACAGCGTGCTGGTGACGCAGGGCTGGCTGGCGCTGTGGCCGATCGACGAGGCGGCCGGCGCGGCCTTGCGGGCCAGCGCCCAGGCCCCCGACGCGGCGGCGGCCAAGGCCTCGACCGTCGCCGACTTTCTCAGGACCCTGGCCCCGGCCAACGCGCTGAAGGCCGCCGTCGAGGACGCCATCCTGCCGCTGGTGGTGTTCGGGGTCTTCTTCGGTTTCGGGGCCAGCCGTCTCGGCGACGACCTCAAGCTGCCGTTGCTGACCGTCTTCCGGGCCGTGGCCGAGACCATGCTCAATGTCGTGCGCTGGGTGCTGTGGGCGGCGCCGATCGGGGTCTTCGCCCTGTCGCTGAGCGTCGGCCTGCGCACGGGCGTGGCCAGCGCCGCCACCCTTCTGCAGTACATCGTCATCGTCTCGACCATCACCGCCTCGATCACCGTCATCATGTTCGTCATCGTCGCCCTGAGCCGGGCGGCGAAGTTCGGGGAGTTCCTGCGGGCCGCCGGGCCGGTGCTGGCCGTGGCCTTCTCTACCCAGTCGTCGCTGGCCAGTCTGCCGGCCATGCTGGAGCGGACGCGGGACAACCTCGGGGTTCCGGTGCGCATCACCGGCCTGGTGCTGCCGCTGGCGGTGGCGGTGTTCCGCGCCACCAGCCCGGTCGCCAACCTCGCCGCCGCCCTGTTCGTCGCCCACCTCTACGGCGTCGAGCCGGGGCTGCCGCAGATCCTGGCGGCCATCCTGGTGTCGTTCGCCGTGGCCGTCGGCTCGGTCGGCCTGCCCGGCCAGATCAGCTTCTTCGCCAGCGTGGCGCCGATCTGCATCGCCCTGGGCGCGCCGATCGACCTGCTGCCCATCCTGCTGGCGGTCGAGGTGGTTCCGGATATCTTCCGTACGCTGGGCAACGTCACCGCCGACATGGGGGTGACCACCATGCTGGCGAAGGGTGAGCGGGAGGGGGAAGCAATGATTGAAATTCACACTCCCTAA
- a CDS encoding FAD-dependent oxidoreductase: MHYDIVIVGGGAGGLELAAQLGRKLGRQRGPEKVLLIDRTVFHIWKPTLHEVAAGTLDTHQEGLSYPILARRNHFSFTLGELSALDPAARRLTLAVMTDEQGRELAPERSITLTHLVLAIGGGANLFGTPGAERAHLLENTADAERFHTRLLTAFTRASFAPDRSLAIAIVGGGATGVELSAELIEAHNEFLGGLAKDQRFRLDITILEAAERILGQLPEKISTQAQTALERKGVKVLTGAKVLSIQDDRVVTSKGEIPASIIVWAAGVKAADSNTTLGLETNRLNQFVANDRLETSAPDIWAMGDCAAAPWTEGRNIPARAAAAHQQADYLARVLMARLSERRHEAPFQYRDFGSLVSLGDSRGVGALMGGLGGPNFFIEGLIAKWIYMSLHLAHHRAILGATKTVVLALARLLQERVSGRLKLH, from the coding sequence ATGCACTACGACATCGTCATCGTCGGCGGCGGCGCCGGCGGGCTCGAACTCGCCGCCCAGCTTGGCCGCAAGCTCGGCCGACAGCGCGGTCCCGAGAAAGTCCTGCTCATCGACCGCACCGTCTTCCACATCTGGAAGCCGACCCTGCACGAGGTCGCCGCCGGCACCCTCGACACCCACCAGGAGGGCCTCAGCTACCCCATCCTCGCCCGCCGCAACCACTTCAGCTTCACCCTCGGCGAACTGTCCGCCCTCGACCCCGCCGCCCGCCGCCTGACCCTCGCGGTCATGACCGACGAGCAGGGCAGGGAGCTCGCGCCCGAGCGCTCCATCACCTTAACCCACCTGGTCCTGGCCATCGGCGGCGGCGCCAACCTGTTCGGCACGCCCGGCGCCGAACGCGCCCACCTGCTCGAAAACACCGCCGACGCCGAGCGCTTCCACACCCGCCTGCTGACCGCCTTCACCCGCGCCAGCTTCGCCCCCGACCGCTCCCTCGCCATCGCCATCGTCGGCGGCGGGGCCACCGGCGTCGAGCTGTCGGCCGAGCTGATCGAGGCCCACAACGAATTCCTCGGCGGTCTCGCCAAGGACCAGCGCTTCCGCCTCGACATCACCATCCTCGAAGCCGCCGAGCGCATCCTCGGCCAGCTGCCCGAGAAGATCTCCACCCAGGCCCAGACCGCCCTGGAGCGAAAGGGGGTCAAGGTCCTGACCGGCGCGAAGGTCCTCTCGATCCAGGACGACCGGGTGGTGACCAGCAAGGGCGAGATCCCGGCCTCGATCATCGTCTGGGCCGCCGGGGTCAAGGCCGCCGACAGCAACACCACGCTCGGCCTGGAAACCAACCGCCTCAACCAGTTCGTCGCCAACGACCGGCTGGAAACCTCCGCCCCCGACATCTGGGCCATGGGCGACTGCGCCGCCGCCCCCTGGACCGAGGGCCGCAACATCCCGGCCCGCGCCGCCGCCGCCCATCAGCAGGCCGACTACCTCGCCAGGGTGCTGATGGCCCGCCTGTCGGAGCGCCGCCACGAGGCCCCGTTCCAGTACCGCGACTTCGGCTCCCTCGTTTCCCTCGGCGACAGTCGCGGCGTCGGCGCCCTGATGGGCGGCCTCGGCGGCCCCAACTTCTTCATCGAGGGCCTGATCGCCAAGTGGATCTACATGAGCCTCCACCTGGCCCATCACCGCGCCATCCTGGGCGCCACCAAGACCGTGGTCCTGGCTCTGGCCCGCCTGCTGCAGGAACGGGTTTCGGGGCGGCTAAAGCTGCACTGA
- a CDS encoding glutathione S-transferase family protein, translated as MIQLWHCADARSFRALWALEELGLPYELKLLSFPPRMREPAYLEVNPLGTIPFLVDGDTRMSESAAITQYLATRDGPTPLSIQPGEADYGPWLNWLHFGEATLTFPQTLVLRYRVFEPGRAEAAADDYERWFFARLKGLDRALADGRDWLVGGRFTAADISVGYALLLARSLKIDSGFPPAVATYWERLRERESFKRAKAAQKNDAVAAPAFPT; from the coding sequence ATGATCCAGCTGTGGCACTGCGCCGACGCCCGCTCCTTCCGCGCCCTCTGGGCGCTGGAGGAGCTCGGGCTTCCCTATGAGCTGAAGCTGCTGTCCTTCCCGCCGCGCATGCGCGAGCCCGCCTATCTGGAGGTCAATCCGCTCGGCACCATCCCCTTCCTGGTCGATGGCGACACCCGCATGAGCGAGTCCGCCGCCATCACCCAGTACCTGGCCACCCGCGATGGCCCAACGCCCCTGTCGATCCAGCCCGGCGAGGCCGACTACGGCCCCTGGCTCAACTGGCTGCATTTCGGGGAGGCGACCCTGACCTTCCCCCAGACCCTGGTCCTGCGCTACCGCGTCTTCGAGCCCGGCCGGGCCGAGGCCGCCGCCGACGACTACGAACGCTGGTTCTTCGCCCGCCTCAAGGGCCTCGACCGCGCCCTGGCCGACGGCCGCGACTGGCTCGTCGGCGGCCGCTTCACCGCCGCCGACATCTCGGTCGGCTACGCGTTGCTGCTGGCCCGCAGTCTGAAGATCGACAGCGGCTTCCCGCCGGCGGTGGCCACGTATTGGGAGCGCCTGCGTGAGCGTGAGAGCTTCAAGCGCGCCAAGGCGGCGCAAAAGAACGACGCGGTAGCTGCCCCGGCTTTTCCGACCTGA
- a CDS encoding DeoR family transcriptional regulator, whose product MPQSALKTAEFPTPVNDETTIDQKRIVARLSSRWFLQGLTLVKSFGGGDILDGLILLAITEANTRHLNGPDGRFQASNDIPPNDVRRPVSVYVVARELGISYETARRHVQRLIKAGKIDRVEDGVVVPDSVFADYETQGLTAKNYSNTRRFLDQLRELGVI is encoded by the coding sequence ATGCCTCAATCCGCACTCAAGACGGCCGAGTTCCCAACCCCGGTGAACGACGAGACGACCATCGACCAGAAGCGCATCGTGGCGCGGCTGTCCTCGCGCTGGTTCCTGCAGGGCCTCACCCTGGTCAAGAGCTTCGGCGGCGGCGACATCCTCGACGGCCTGATCCTGCTGGCCATCACCGAGGCCAACACCCGCCACCTGAACGGCCCCGACGGCCGCTTCCAGGCCAGCAACGACATCCCGCCCAACGACGTCCGCCGGCCGGTCAGCGTCTATGTCGTGGCCCGTGAGCTGGGCATCTCCTACGAGACCGCCCGCCGCCACGTGCAGCGGCTGATCAAGGCCGGCAAGATCGATCGCGTCGAAGACGGCGTTGTGGTGCCGGACTCGGTGTTCGCCGACTACGAGACCCAGGGCCTGACCGCCAAGAACTACAGCAACACCCGCCGCTTCCTCGACCAGCTGCGCGAGCTGGGCGTCATCTGA
- a CDS encoding nucleoside hydrolase, translating to MSHSTLIIDCDPGVDDGVALLLAFASPELDLLGVTTVAGNVAAPLTARNARIIRSLAGRDDVPVLAGCQRPMVRVPVEAGHFHGESGLGDMPLSDVPDEPGPHAVDFLIKTLQDHPPGTVDIVVTGPFTNLAMAMVLEPAIVGRIRRVVVMGGARLEGGNITASAEYNIFADPHAAHVVFASGAPVIVHGLDATHQVRATQDRIAAIEALANPRAAAAASLLRFSRRIEHQIVRGLDAPLHDPCPIAWLIAPRLFETVPCRIAVETASPLALGHTAVEFRDAAASPHRWVTRADGQGVFDLITERLK from the coding sequence GTGTCACATTCTACCCTGATCATCGACTGCGATCCGGGGGTGGACGACGGCGTCGCTCTGCTGCTCGCCTTCGCCAGCCCCGAGCTCGACCTCCTCGGCGTCACCACCGTCGCCGGCAACGTCGCCGCGCCACTGACCGCCCGCAACGCCCGCATCATTCGAAGCCTGGCGGGCCGTGATGACGTGCCGGTCCTGGCCGGCTGCCAGCGGCCCATGGTCCGCGTCCCGGTCGAGGCGGGCCACTTCCATGGCGAATCGGGCCTGGGCGACATGCCCCTCAGCGATGTCCCGGACGAACCCGGGCCTCACGCCGTCGATTTCCTGATCAAAACCCTGCAGGACCACCCACCGGGAACCGTCGATATCGTCGTCACCGGCCCCTTCACCAACCTGGCCATGGCCATGGTCCTGGAACCGGCCATCGTCGGCCGCATCCGCCGGGTGGTGGTCATGGGCGGGGCCAGGCTGGAGGGCGGCAACATCACCGCCTCGGCCGAATACAACATCTTCGCCGACCCCCACGCTGCCCATGTGGTCTTCGCCAGCGGCGCGCCGGTGATCGTCCACGGCCTCGACGCCACCCACCAGGTGCGAGCCACGCAGGACCGCATCGCCGCCATCGAGGCCCTCGCAAACCCACGCGCCGCCGCCGCGGCTTCCCTCCTGCGCTTCTCCCGCCGGATCGAGCACCAGATCGTCCGCGGCCTCGACGCCCCCCTGCACGACCCCTGCCCGATCGCCTGGCTGATCGCCCCGCGGCTGTTCGAAACGGTTCCTTGCCGGATCGCCGTCGAGACCGCGTCACCCCTGGCCCTCGGCCACACCGCCGTCGAGTTCCGTGACGCCGCCGCCTCGCCGCATCGCTGGGTCACCAGGGCGGACGGGCAGGGGGTCTTCGACCTGATCACGGAGCGGCTCAAATGA
- a CDS encoding prolyl oligopeptidase family serine peptidase has protein sequence MHMSLRFAPVLLAALVLAAPAPSLARQADGYRMPPAPIPQIIDAEPTPVVTPSRDRKLIALIGRENLPSIAAVSEPILRLAGARVNPRTNGPIEARTTYLRSLSFITVNGGGEVKAALPAGLRALGASWSPDGRWLAMMAESADGLDLWVVSSKTGEARRVGDVKLNAAFGAAYGWLPDSSGFLARVVPPGRGQPPAAETTPTGPLVQESKGRAAPVRTAQDLLASPRDEALFEHYFTSQLVRIGLDGAVTPVGKPGLYSGAQVSPDGRFILTTRVKRPFSYIVSAGRFPTEIAVIDWSGAVVKAVVDRPLADDLPPPFDAVVTGPRSVSWRDDAPATLVWVEAQDGGDPRAKVAVHDRVLMQAAPFTAPPTTLVDLAERFAGIDWGRRDLAVVHSQWFDTRHETRMAVNPSRPGTPRILVSRNYQGRYDDPGDVLMTSLPNGRQVIHFTPDGRGMYMSGPGETPEGGFPFLASMSFETGKSTRLWTSGASHYEQVLDLIDDARLILLTRRESRADNPNYFLRDVKGGKLAQLTRIPDPAPQFAGVTKQEVKYKRADGVQLSGTLYLPAGYDKDRDGPLPMLMWAYPAEFTDAGVAGQTVDRSNRFTRPGGISHLFLLTQGYAIFDNPSMPIVGVNGAEPNDTYIEQLTADAEAAVKAVVDLGVADRDRIAIGGHSYGAFMTANLLAHTDLFRAGIARSGAYNRTLTPFGFQSEQRTYWEATDTYTKMSPFTYATKINEPILLIHGGADDNSGTFPVQTERFFAALKGAGATARYVVLPNEAHAYRARESTLHTLWEMSDWMDRYVKAAPARTR, from the coding sequence ATGCACATGTCTCTTCGCTTCGCACCGGTCCTGCTGGCCGCCCTTGTCCTGGCGGCGCCGGCCCCGAGCCTTGCCCGGCAGGCCGACGGCTACCGCATGCCGCCGGCACCGATCCCGCAGATCATCGACGCCGAGCCGACGCCGGTCGTCACCCCCTCGCGCGACCGCAAGCTGATCGCCCTGATCGGCCGCGAGAACCTGCCGTCGATCGCGGCGGTGTCCGAACCGATCCTGCGGCTGGCCGGGGCGCGGGTGAACCCGCGCACCAACGGCCCGATCGAGGCCCGCACCACCTATCTGCGGTCCCTGAGCTTCATCACTGTCAACGGCGGGGGCGAGGTGAAGGCGGCGCTACCGGCCGGCCTGCGCGCCCTCGGCGCCTCCTGGTCGCCGGACGGCCGCTGGCTGGCGATGATGGCCGAATCCGCGGACGGCCTAGACCTGTGGGTGGTCAGTTCGAAGACCGGCGAGGCGCGCCGGGTCGGCGACGTGAAGCTCAACGCCGCCTTCGGGGCCGCCTACGGCTGGCTGCCGGACAGCTCCGGCTTCCTGGCCCGCGTCGTGCCGCCCGGGCGTGGCCAGCCGCCCGCCGCCGAGACAACGCCGACCGGGCCGCTGGTGCAGGAGAGCAAGGGCCGCGCCGCGCCGGTGCGCACCGCCCAGGACCTGCTGGCCTCGCCGCGGGACGAGGCCCTGTTCGAGCACTATTTCACCAGCCAGCTGGTCCGTATCGGCCTTGATGGCGCGGTGACGCCGGTCGGCAAGCCCGGCCTCTACAGCGGCGCGCAGGTCTCGCCCGACGGCCGCTTCATCCTGACCACCCGGGTCAAGCGGCCGTTCAGCTACATCGTGTCGGCCGGCCGCTTCCCGACCGAGATCGCCGTCATCGACTGGTCGGGCGCGGTGGTGAAGGCGGTGGTCGACCGGCCGCTGGCCGACGACCTGCCGCCGCCGTTCGACGCGGTGGTGACCGGGCCGCGCAGCGTCAGCTGGCGCGACGACGCCCCGGCGACGCTGGTCTGGGTCGAGGCCCAGGACGGCGGCGATCCACGCGCCAAGGTCGCCGTCCACGACCGCGTACTGATGCAGGCCGCGCCCTTCACCGCCCCGCCGACCACCCTGGTCGACCTGGCCGAGCGTTTCGCCGGCATCGACTGGGGCCGCCGCGACCTGGCCGTCGTCCACAGCCAGTGGTTCGACACCCGCCACGAAACGCGGATGGCGGTGAACCCGTCGCGTCCCGGAACGCCCCGCATCCTGGTCAGCCGCAACTACCAGGGCCGCTACGACGACCCGGGCGACGTGCTGATGACCTCGCTGCCCAACGGTCGCCAGGTCATCCATTTCACCCCCGACGGCCGCGGCATGTACATGAGCGGGCCCGGCGAGACGCCGGAGGGAGGCTTCCCCTTCCTGGCGTCGATGTCGTTCGAGACCGGCAAGTCCACCCGGCTGTGGACCTCCGGCGCCAGCCACTACGAGCAGGTGCTCGACCTGATCGACGACGCCCGGCTGATCCTGCTGACCCGCCGCGAGAGCCGCGCCGACAACCCCAACTATTTCCTGCGGGACGTGAAGGGCGGCAAGCTGGCCCAGCTGACCCGCATCCCCGACCCGGCGCCGCAGTTCGCCGGGGTGACCAAGCAGGAGGTCAAGTACAAGCGGGCCGACGGGGTGCAGCTGTCGGGCACGCTGTACCTGCCGGCCGGCTACGACAAGGACCGCGACGGGCCGCTGCCGATGCTGATGTGGGCCTATCCGGCCGAGTTCACCGACGCCGGGGTGGCCGGCCAGACGGTCGACCGCTCCAACCGCTTCACCCGGCCAGGCGGCATCAGCCACCTGTTCCTGCTGACCCAGGGCTACGCCATCTTCGACAACCCCTCGATGCCGATCGTCGGGGTGAACGGGGCCGAGCCCAACGACACCTACATCGAACAGCTGACCGCCGACGCCGAGGCCGCCGTGAAGGCGGTGGTCGACCTGGGCGTGGCCGACCGCGACCGCATCGCCATCGGCGGCCACAGCTACGGCGCCTTCATGACCGCCAACCTGCTGGCCCATACCGACCTGTTCCGGGCCGGCATCGCCCGCTCGGGGGCCTACAACCGCACCCTGACGCCGTTCGGCTTCCAGTCGGAACAGCGCACCTACTGGGAGGCGACCGACACCTACACGAAGATGAGCCCCTTCACCTATGCGACGAAGATCAACGAGCCGATCCTGCTGATCCACGGCGGGGCGGACGACAATTCGGGCACCTTCCCGGTGCAGACGGAGCGCTTCTTCGCGGCCCTGAAGGGGGCCGGGGCGACGGCGCGCTATGTGGTGCTGCCCAACGAGGCCCATGCCTACCGGGCCCGGGAATCGACGCTGCATACCCTGTGGGAGATGAGCGACTGGATGGACCGCTATGTGAAGGCGGCGCCGGCCCGCACACGGTGA
- a CDS encoding glutathione S-transferase family protein, whose protein sequence is MTHPAIEILEHPLSPYAQKVKIALTEKGVPFEAKIPGAIGSGQVSADFARANPRGEVPVLYVEGQAIFDSTIILEFIEDRFPDPPLLPASPADRARVRMIEDLVDTHYEAITWGLSEIANFKRATGDQATAMQAKAGEELSQLHAWLEDQLGDRPWFNGEAFGWGDLCVAPFVAGAIGFGFPPTGKLSDWFSRAAARPSVATSLNQAREMAAAMAGVAQIVEAGLFKRQYRDHRLEWMIRSGGLSVVQQGIERDNIRFNSAPVGGLGAL, encoded by the coding sequence ATGACCCACCCCGCCATCGAGATCCTCGAACACCCGCTCTCGCCCTATGCCCAGAAGGTCAAGATCGCCCTGACCGAGAAGGGCGTGCCCTTCGAGGCCAAAATCCCCGGGGCCATCGGTTCGGGCCAGGTGTCCGCCGACTTCGCCCGCGCCAACCCGCGCGGCGAGGTGCCGGTTCTCTATGTCGAGGGCCAGGCCATCTTCGATTCCACCATCATCCTGGAATTCATCGAGGACCGTTTCCCCGACCCGCCGCTGCTTCCCGCCAGCCCGGCCGACCGGGCCCGGGTGCGCATGATCGAGGACCTCGTCGACACCCACTACGAAGCCATCACCTGGGGCCTCTCCGAAATCGCCAACTTCAAGCGCGCCACCGGCGACCAGGCCACGGCGATGCAGGCGAAAGCCGGCGAGGAGCTGAGCCAGCTTCATGCCTGGCTGGAAGACCAGCTCGGCGACCGCCCGTGGTTCAACGGCGAGGCCTTCGGCTGGGGCGATCTCTGCGTCGCCCCCTTCGTGGCCGGCGCTATCGGCTTCGGCTTCCCGCCGACCGGCAAGCTCTCCGACTGGTTCAGCCGCGCCGCCGCCCGCCCGTCGGTGGCGACCTCCCTGAACCAGGCCCGCGAAATGGCCGCCGCCATGGCCGGCGTCGCCCAGATCGTCGAGGCCGGCCTGTTCAAGCGCCAGTACCGCGACCATCGCCTCGAATGGATGATCCGCTCGGGCGGCCTGTCGGTGGTGCAACAGGGCATCGAGCGTGACAACATCCGCTTCAACAGCGCCCCGGTCGGGGGACTGGGAGCCCTGTGA
- a CDS encoding toll/interleukin-1 receptor domain-containing protein, with the protein MTQVADRAAAGYRAFISYSHRDGVFAARLHRRLEAYRLPKALGVGRRLTPIFKDREELPAAADLGSQVREALSQSACLVVVCSPDAAASPWVAREIETFRQMHPDRPVLAALLRGEPSEAFPPALSAGGLEPLAADFRKQGDGERLAVLKLAAGLAGVGVDQLIRRDAQRRQRTVTAITAAAVAGMLIMGAMTTVALAARKEAERQRASAEQLVEFMLTDLRDGLKGAGSLPVQTKVNQRALDYYREQDFQALPAASRQRWARILLALAEDDIGRGDLDTATSRVDEAYRVTRTDLEASSEDADAIWTHAQSVFWRGMLAHLRRQATAAQTDWLEYARLAHRLRDLEPGTLRTLKELAYSENGLCSLAVAQKQDKPAALRLCASAVALAEQVSKRAPKDPAAQFDLATNHGWLADARMLPGGGQDTAGARVERSQQVAMLDRLLKSEPDNAKYLDSWATGQVALGRISFHDKDYVESRRSYERVLAVFGPLLVRDPTNASWRNQIAEARRAIAVVDAYEHKEIGNDSRTQ; encoded by the coding sequence ATGACGCAGGTCGCCGACCGCGCGGCGGCGGGGTATCGCGCCTTTATCAGTTACAGCCACCGCGACGGGGTTTTCGCCGCGCGGCTGCATCGCCGGCTTGAAGCCTACCGGCTGCCGAAAGCGCTCGGCGTCGGTCGCCGACTGACGCCGATCTTCAAGGACCGCGAAGAGCTTCCCGCCGCCGCCGACCTCGGCTCGCAGGTCCGGGAGGCCCTGTCGCAATCGGCCTGTCTGGTCGTCGTCTGCTCCCCGGACGCCGCCGCCTCGCCCTGGGTCGCCCGGGAAATCGAGACCTTCCGGCAGATGCATCCGGATCGCCCGGTCCTGGCCGCCCTGCTGCGCGGCGAGCCATCGGAGGCCTTTCCACCGGCGTTGTCGGCTGGCGGGCTGGAGCCCCTGGCGGCCGATTTCCGCAAACAGGGCGATGGTGAACGGCTGGCGGTGCTCAAGCTCGCGGCCGGGCTGGCGGGGGTCGGCGTCGATCAGCTGATCCGCCGCGACGCCCAGCGTCGGCAGCGGACCGTGACGGCCATCACAGCGGCGGCCGTGGCGGGCATGCTCATCATGGGCGCGATGACGACCGTCGCCCTGGCCGCCCGTAAGGAGGCGGAACGGCAGCGCGCGTCGGCCGAGCAGTTGGTGGAATTCATGCTCACGGACTTGCGCGACGGATTGAAGGGGGCGGGCAGTCTGCCGGTTCAGACGAAAGTCAACCAGCGTGCGCTGGACTACTACCGTGAGCAGGATTTCCAGGCGCTTCCAGCCGCATCGCGTCAGCGCTGGGCGCGGATTCTCCTCGCACTGGCCGAAGACGACATCGGGCGAGGCGACCTCGACACCGCAACGAGCCGTGTCGATGAAGCATACCGCGTTACACGCACTGACTTGGAAGCTTCATCCGAGGACGCCGACGCCATCTGGACTCATGCTCAAAGTGTGTTCTGGCGCGGCATGCTTGCCCATCTGCGGCGACAGGCGACTGCCGCCCAGACAGACTGGTTGGAGTATGCCCGACTAGCCCACCGGCTGCGCGACCTCGAGCCCGGAACGCTTCGAACGCTGAAGGAGCTGGCGTACTCGGAAAATGGCCTCTGTTCCTTGGCCGTCGCGCAGAAGCAAGACAAGCCCGCAGCGCTGCGGCTTTGCGCTTCGGCGGTGGCGCTGGCCGAGCAAGTCTCTAAACGCGCTCCTAAGGACCCGGCCGCACAGTTTGATCTTGCAACCAATCATGGGTGGCTGGCTGATGCCCGCATGTTGCCGGGAGGTGGGCAAGATACCGCAGGCGCGCGCGTCGAGCGCTCGCAGCAGGTCGCAATGCTGGACCGCCTGCTGAAGTCTGAGCCGGACAACGCCAAATACCTGGATAGCTGGGCGACCGGTCAGGTGGCGCTCGGTCGCATCTCTTTTCACGACAAAGACTATGTCGAGTCCCGTCGGAGCTACGAAAGGGTTCTCGCCGTGTTTGGCCCCCTGCTGGTGCGAGATCCGACGAACGCGAGCTGGCGCAATCAAATTGCCGAGGCAAGGCGGGCTATCGCAGTAGTGGATGCATATGAACATAAGGAAATAGGCAATGACTCAAGAACACAATGA
- a CDS encoding nucleotide synthetase, with amino-acid sequence MTQEHNERAPIPQTYTGAQVADDAPIHHLKITIGPGSNKELHFGLEYVGNGPQKNRKIFQYAKGIADRHNHIIEGKSNFRVSKIQKILEILLNKNKSNTPFDLPKLEGSMCWIMLELDGDLNWGFEKGEAGVSMKRTDDKAGDYGLRFVFKGVQPDHKPVQSVPTDQVGPCQIAYWAVPYRKAGTIKGFNFHIEFYQRDSNNDFHSLPTIFDPNVPNTGGAGIPS; translated from the coding sequence ATGACTCAAGAACACAATGAACGCGCCCCTATTCCGCAAACATATACTGGAGCACAGGTGGCAGATGATGCTCCAATTCACCACCTTAAAATAACTATTGGTCCAGGAAGCAATAAGGAACTTCATTTTGGTTTAGAATATGTCGGCAACGGACCTCAAAAAAACAGGAAGATATTTCAATACGCAAAAGGCATAGCCGACCGACATAATCACATAATTGAGGGAAAAAGCAACTTTAGAGTGAGTAAAATTCAGAAAATACTGGAAATTTTACTTAACAAGAATAAGTCTAACACTCCATTTGACTTGCCAAAATTGGAAGGAAGTATGTGCTGGATAATGCTTGAGCTTGATGGTGATTTAAATTGGGGCTTCGAAAAGGGCGAGGCTGGCGTTTCAATGAAAAGGACGGATGATAAAGCCGGGGACTATGGACTTCGGTTTGTCTTTAAGGGTGTGCAACCCGACCACAAGCCAGTTCAATCTGTACCCACTGACCAAGTTGGCCCGTGCCAAATAGCTTATTGGGCGGTGCCGTATAGAAAGGCCGGAACGATTAAAGGATTCAACTTTCATATTGAGTTCTATCAACGGGACTCAAATAATGATTTTCATAGTTTGCCAACGATATTTGACCCCAACGTGCCAAACACCGGAGGAGCGGGGATTCCAAGTTAG